A single region of the Pseudomonas solani genome encodes:
- a CDS encoding NADPH:quinone oxidoreductase family protein yields the protein MKAVLCKAFGPAETLVLEEVASPEPKKNEVLIDVHAAGVNFPDTLIIEGKYQFKPPFPFSPGGEAAGTVAAVGEKITHLKPGDRVMALTGWGSFAEQVAVPGYNVMPIPKGIDFNSAAAFGMTYGTSMHALKQRANLQPGETLLVLGASGGVGLAAVEIGKAMGAKVIAAASSAEKLAVAKAAGADELINYSESSLKEKVKELTGGQGADVIYDPVGGDLFDEAIRSIAWNGRLLVVGFASGRIPELPVNLTLLKGAAVVGVFWGSFAQRQPQDNLANFQQLFAWHAEGKLKPLVSQVFPLEKSADAINALGQRKAVGKVVVKVR from the coding sequence ATGAAAGCCGTCCTGTGCAAAGCCTTCGGCCCAGCCGAAACCCTGGTGCTCGAAGAGGTTGCCAGCCCCGAGCCGAAGAAGAACGAAGTGCTGATCGACGTGCATGCCGCCGGGGTCAACTTCCCCGATACGCTGATCATCGAGGGCAAGTACCAGTTCAAGCCGCCGTTCCCCTTCTCCCCGGGTGGCGAAGCGGCCGGCACCGTCGCCGCCGTCGGCGAGAAGATCACCCACCTCAAGCCCGGTGACCGGGTCATGGCGCTGACCGGCTGGGGCAGCTTCGCCGAGCAGGTGGCCGTGCCCGGCTACAACGTGATGCCGATCCCCAAGGGCATCGACTTCAATTCCGCCGCCGCCTTCGGCATGACCTACGGCACCTCCATGCACGCCCTCAAGCAGCGCGCCAACCTGCAGCCGGGCGAGACCCTGCTGGTGCTGGGCGCCTCCGGTGGCGTCGGCCTGGCGGCGGTGGAGATCGGCAAGGCCATGGGTGCCAAGGTCATCGCCGCGGCCAGCAGCGCCGAGAAGCTGGCAGTGGCCAAGGCCGCGGGCGCCGACGAGCTGATCAACTACAGCGAGTCGAGCCTCAAGGAGAAGGTCAAGGAACTCACCGGTGGCCAGGGCGCGGACGTGATCTACGACCCGGTGGGTGGCGACCTGTTCGACGAAGCCATCCGCTCCATCGCCTGGAACGGCCGCCTGCTGGTGGTCGGCTTCGCCAGCGGGCGCATCCCCGAGCTGCCGGTGAACCTCACCCTGCTCAAGGGTGCTGCAGTGGTCGGCGTGTTCTGGGGCTCCTTCGCCCAGCGCCAGCCCCAGGACAACCTGGCCAACTTCCAGCAGCTGTTCGCCTGGCACGCCGAAGGCAAGCTCAAGCCGCTGGTCTCCCAGGTGTTCCCCCTGGAGAAATCCGCCGACGCCATCAACGCCCTCGGCCAGCGCAAGGCCGTCGGCAAGGTCGTCGTGAAAGTCCGCTAA
- a CDS encoding flagellar basal body-associated FliL family protein, whose translation MKTTLALLLALLIPFAALANEEKEEPKEGEAPKIAYVGLTPALVGNYGAGPKLKYYKADISLQVAGADAAKSVEYHEPLIRNQLVMLFSQQTDDSLATPDSKEKLRQEALKQVQQVLQQEEGKPLVDDLLFNNLIIQP comes from the coding sequence GTGAAAACCACCCTCGCACTGTTGCTGGCCCTGCTCATCCCCTTCGCCGCCCTGGCCAACGAGGAGAAGGAAGAACCCAAGGAGGGCGAAGCCCCGAAGATCGCCTACGTCGGCCTGACGCCAGCGCTGGTGGGCAACTACGGGGCGGGCCCCAAGCTGAAGTACTACAAGGCCGATATCTCCCTGCAGGTGGCGGGCGCGGACGCGGCCAAGTCTGTGGAGTACCACGAGCCGCTGATCCGCAATCAGCTGGTGATGCTGTTCTCCCAGCAGACCGACGACAGCCTGGCCACGCCGGACAGCAAGGAGAAGCTGCGCCAGGAAGCGCTCAAGCAGGTGCAGCAGGTGCTGCAGCAGGAAGAAGGCAAGCCTCTGGTGGACGACCTGCTGTTCAACAACCTGATCATCCAGCCCTGA
- a CDS encoding EVE domain-containing protein: protein MPYWLMKSEPDELSIHDLQRLGRARWDGVRNYQARNFMRAMQEGELFFFYHSSCPEPGIAGIARIVGATYPDPTALDPQSHYFDAKASHEKNPWSALDVEFVEAFPTVIPLATLKAQAALEAMPLVQKGSRLSVMPVRDEEWQAVLALR from the coding sequence ATGCCTTATTGGTTGATGAAATCGGAACCCGACGAACTGTCGATCCATGACCTGCAGCGGCTGGGCCGTGCACGCTGGGACGGGGTGCGCAATTACCAGGCGCGCAACTTCATGCGTGCCATGCAGGAGGGCGAATTGTTCTTCTTCTACCACTCCAGCTGCCCGGAACCGGGCATCGCCGGGATCGCCCGCATCGTCGGCGCCACTTATCCGGACCCAACGGCCCTGGACCCGCAAAGCCACTACTTCGATGCCAAGGCCAGCCACGAGAAGAACCCCTGGAGCGCCCTGGACGTCGAATTCGTCGAGGCATTCCCTACGGTCATCCCGCTGGCGACGCTGAAGGCGCAAGCGGCACTGGAAGCGATGCCGCTGGTGCAGAAGGGGTCGCGCCTCTCGGTGATGCCGGTGCGCGACGAGGAATGGCAGGCGGTGCTCGCGCTGCGCTGA
- a CDS encoding 5-formyltetrahydrofolate cyclo-ligase, with translation MISAGTLSRPALRRLLRQTRRTLSPLEQQRAARDLYRQLAQHPLFRRARHVALYLPADGEIDPRPLLREAQKRGKATYLPVLKAWPPTRMVFQRLRPGERLVRNRFRILEPRANQSQQRPVWTLDLVLLPLVGFDEEGGRLGMGGGFYDRSLAYRARRKNWQKPTLLGLAHECQKVDRLPLASWDVRLQATVTDGDWYRGN, from the coding sequence ATGATCAGCGCCGGCACTCTCTCCCGCCCGGCCCTGCGGCGCCTACTCAGGCAGACACGCCGCACTCTCTCTCCTCTCGAACAGCAACGCGCCGCCCGCGACCTTTACCGCCAGCTTGCCCAGCATCCGTTGTTCCGCCGTGCGCGCCATGTGGCGCTGTACCTGCCGGCCGACGGCGAGATCGACCCGCGCCCGCTGCTGCGCGAGGCCCAGAAGCGCGGCAAGGCCACCTACCTGCCGGTGCTCAAGGCCTGGCCGCCGACGCGCATGGTGTTCCAGCGTCTGCGCCCGGGCGAGCGCCTGGTGCGCAACCGCTTCCGTATTCTCGAGCCCCGCGCCAATCAGTCGCAGCAACGGCCGGTCTGGACGCTCGACCTGGTGCTGTTGCCGCTGGTGGGTTTCGACGAGGAAGGCGGGCGCCTGGGAATGGGGGGCGGTTTCTATGACCGCAGCCTGGCGTACCGCGCGCGGCGCAAAAATTGGCAGAAGCCGACGCTGCTGGGGCTGGCCCATGAATGCCAGAAGGTGGATCGCTTGCCGTTGGCCAGCTGGGATGTGCGCCTGCAGGCGACGGTGACGGACGGGGACTGGTATCGCGGAAACTGA
- a CDS encoding cell division protein ZapA — translation MTQPNTVTVHIMDKEYCIACPSDERANLESAARYLDGKMREIRTSGKVIGADRVAVMAALNITHELLHKQERLDQEATSTRERVRDLLERVDHALAADPDGHEA, via the coding sequence ATGACCCAGCCGAATACCGTCACTGTCCACATCATGGACAAGGAATATTGCATCGCCTGTCCTTCGGACGAGCGCGCCAACCTGGAGAGCGCAGCCCGCTACCTGGACGGCAAGATGCGCGAGATCCGCACCAGCGGCAAGGTCATCGGCGCCGACCGCGTCGCCGTGATGGCGGCTCTCAACATCACCCACGAACTGCTGCACAAGCAGGAGCGCCTCGACCAGGAAGCCACCTCGACCCGCGAGCGCGTGCGCGACCTGCTGGAACGTGTCGATCATGCGCTCGCCGCTGATCCGGATGGACACGAAGCCTGA
- a CDS encoding TIGR02449 family protein produces MEDAELQALTAKLELLIQRVEQLKSQNRQLQAAEKAWKEERAHLIEKNEMARQKVEAMISRLKALEQDS; encoded by the coding sequence ATGGAAGACGCGGAACTGCAAGCCCTCACCGCCAAGCTGGAGCTCCTGATCCAGCGCGTTGAGCAGCTCAAGTCGCAAAACCGGCAACTGCAGGCGGCTGAAAAAGCCTGGAAAGAAGAACGCGCCCATCTGATCGAAAAGAACGAAATGGCCCGGCAGAAGGTCGAAGCGATGATTTCGCGCCTGAAAGCCCTGGAGCAGGATTCATGA
- a CDS encoding YecA/YgfB family protein, with protein sequence MPSSNSPYSAFATLLATSGQPVSPAELHGLLLGRSCAGAGFEAEPWLEDAAELLGSAPQDNLRQALIGLQEMVKDELTGSEMAVVLLLPDDETPLADRAAALGQWCQGFLGGFGLTAREGALSGEAVEVLQDLASIAQVQSALEDSEDGETDYMEVMEYLRVAPLLLFSECARKPAPVAPAPKTSLH encoded by the coding sequence ATGCCCAGTTCCAATTCCCCGTATTCCGCCTTCGCCACCCTGCTCGCCACCAGCGGTCAGCCCGTCTCTCCCGCCGAGCTTCATGGCCTCCTGCTGGGGCGTAGCTGCGCCGGCGCGGGCTTCGAAGCCGAGCCCTGGCTGGAGGATGCCGCCGAGCTGCTCGGCAGCGCCCCGCAGGACAACCTGCGCCAGGCCCTGATCGGCCTGCAGGAGATGGTCAAGGACGAACTCACCGGCAGCGAGATGGCTGTCGTGCTGCTGCTGCCCGACGACGAAACGCCGCTGGCCGATCGCGCCGCCGCCCTTGGCCAGTGGTGCCAGGGCTTCCTCGGCGGCTTCGGCCTGACCGCTCGCGAAGGCGCACTGTCCGGCGAGGCGGTCGAAGTGCTTCAGGACCTCGCCTCCATCGCCCAGGTGCAAAGCGCCCTGGAAGATTCCGAGGACGGCGAGACCGACTACATGGAAGTGATGGAGTACCTGCGCGTGGCGCCCCTGCTGTTGTTCAGCGAGTGTGCCCGCAAGCCCGCGCCGGTGGCTCCAGCGCCGAAAACCTCTCTGCATTGA
- the pepP gene encoding Xaa-Pro aminopeptidase: MTRIPKSEFARRRKALMAQMVPNSIAILPAAPVHIRNRDVEHVYRQDSDFQYLSGFPEPEAVLVLIPGREHGEYVLFCRERDPERELWDGLRAGQDGAIGEYGADDAFPIGDIDDILPGLIEGRERVYYSIGTNPEFDQHLMEWVNVIRSKARQGAQPPNEFVALDHLLHDMRLYKSAAEVKVMREAGEVSARAHVRAMQAARAGLYEYSLEAELEYEFRKGGAKMPAYGSIVAAGRNACILHYRENDAQLKDGDLVLIDAACELDCYASDITRTFPVSGRFSPEQKAIYELVLASQEAAFLEIAPGKHWNEAHEATVRVITAGLVELGLLQGDVAELIASEAYKPFYMHRAGHWLGMDVHDVGEYKVGGEWRVLEPGMAMTVEPGIYIAVDNQNVAKKWRGIGVRIEDDVVVTKKGCEILTDGVPKTVAEIEALMAAARTEAA; this comes from the coding sequence ATGACCCGTATCCCGAAGTCCGAATTCGCCCGTCGCCGCAAGGCGCTGATGGCGCAGATGGTGCCCAACAGCATCGCCATCCTGCCCGCGGCGCCGGTTCACATCCGCAACCGTGACGTCGAGCACGTGTACCGCCAGGACAGCGACTTCCAGTACCTCAGCGGCTTCCCCGAGCCCGAGGCGGTGCTGGTGCTGATCCCCGGTCGCGAGCACGGCGAGTACGTGCTCTTCTGCCGCGAGCGTGACCCGGAGCGCGAGCTGTGGGACGGCCTGCGTGCCGGCCAGGACGGCGCCATCGGCGAGTACGGTGCCGACGACGCCTTCCCCATCGGCGATATCGACGACATCCTCCCCGGCCTCATCGAAGGCCGCGAGCGCGTCTACTACTCCATCGGCACCAACCCCGAGTTCGACCAGCACCTGATGGAGTGGGTCAACGTGATCCGCTCCAAGGCGCGCCAGGGTGCGCAGCCGCCGAACGAATTCGTCGCCCTCGACCACCTGCTCCACGACATGCGCCTGTACAAGTCGGCCGCCGAGGTCAAGGTCATGCGCGAGGCCGGCGAGGTCTCCGCCCGTGCCCATGTGCGTGCCATGCAGGCCGCCCGTGCCGGCCTCTACGAATACAGCCTGGAAGCCGAGCTGGAATATGAGTTCCGCAAGGGCGGCGCGAAGATGCCGGCCTACGGCTCCATCGTCGCGGCGGGCCGCAATGCCTGCATCCTCCACTACCGCGAGAACGACGCGCAGCTGAAGGACGGCGACCTGGTGCTGATCGACGCCGCCTGCGAGCTGGACTGCTACGCCAGCGACATCACCCGCACCTTCCCCGTCAGCGGCCGCTTCAGCCCCGAGCAGAAGGCCATCTACGAGCTGGTGCTGGCCTCCCAGGAAGCCGCCTTCCTCGAGATCGCCCCCGGCAAGCACTGGAACGAAGCCCATGAAGCCACCGTGCGGGTGATCACCGCCGGGCTGGTGGAACTCGGCCTGCTCCAGGGCGATGTCGCCGAGCTGATCGCCAGCGAAGCCTACAAACCCTTCTACATGCACCGTGCCGGCCACTGGCTGGGCATGGACGTGCACGACGTCGGCGAATACAAGGTCGGCGGCGAGTGGCGCGTGCTCGAGCCCGGCATGGCCATGACCGTCGAGCCCGGCATCTACATCGCCGTGGACAACCAGAACGTGGCGAAGAAGTGGCGCGGCATCGGCGTGCGCATCGAGGACGACGTGGTGGTGACCAAGAAGGGCTGCGAGATCCTCACCGATGGCGTACCCAAGACGGTCGCCGAAATCGAGGCCCTGATGGCCGCCGCACGTACCGAGGCCGCATGA
- the ubiH gene encoding 2-octaprenyl-6-methoxyphenyl hydroxylase, translated as MQRTQLAIIGGGLVGASLALALQEGAKARGWKITLIEPFAPGDSYQPSYDARSSALSFGTRQIYERLGLWQAIARRAEPILQIHVSDRGRFGAARLAAIEEGVPALGYVVENAWLGQCLWQALDADVVTWQCPAEVVRMEPLADGYRLSLNDDTQLDCDLAVLADGGRSGLREQLGIGVKRNPYGQTALIANVSPMEAHRGQAFERFTDEGPMAMLPVADNRCALVWTRPGKDAERLSRLDDRAFLAELQEAFGYRLGAFNQVGARHLYPLTLVEAEEQVRANLVVLGNAAHSLHPIAGQGYNLSLRDTVALAETLLASEAPLGDFATLQRYLDSQRLDQDLTVGFSDQVTRLFSNKEPLLASGRNLGLLGLDLLPPAKRWFARQAMGLGTRPI; from the coding sequence ATGCAACGCACCCAACTGGCAATCATCGGCGGCGGCCTCGTAGGCGCCAGCCTGGCCCTGGCCCTGCAGGAAGGCGCCAAGGCGCGGGGCTGGAAGATCACCCTGATCGAACCCTTCGCCCCGGGCGACAGCTACCAGCCGAGCTATGACGCCCGCTCCTCCGCGCTGTCCTTCGGCACCCGGCAGATCTACGAGCGCCTCGGCCTCTGGCAGGCCATCGCCCGCCGCGCCGAGCCGATCCTGCAGATCCACGTGTCCGACCGTGGCCGCTTCGGCGCCGCGCGCCTGGCCGCCATCGAGGAGGGCGTCCCGGCGCTCGGCTACGTGGTGGAGAACGCCTGGCTCGGCCAGTGCCTGTGGCAGGCGCTGGATGCCGATGTGGTCACCTGGCAATGCCCCGCCGAGGTGGTGCGCATGGAGCCCCTGGCGGACGGCTATCGCCTCAGCCTCAACGATGACACCCAGCTCGATTGCGACCTGGCGGTGCTGGCCGATGGCGGCCGCTCCGGCCTGCGCGAGCAGCTGGGCATCGGCGTCAAGCGCAACCCCTATGGGCAGACCGCGCTGATCGCCAACGTCAGCCCCATGGAAGCCCATCGCGGCCAGGCCTTCGAACGCTTCACCGACGAAGGCCCGATGGCCATGCTGCCGGTGGCGGACAACCGCTGCGCGCTGGTCTGGACCCGCCCGGGCAAGGACGCCGAGCGCCTGTCGCGCCTCGACGACCGTGCCTTCCTCGCCGAGCTGCAGGAAGCCTTCGGCTACCGCCTGGGCGCCTTCAACCAGGTGGGGGCGCGGCACCTCTACCCGCTGACCCTGGTGGAAGCCGAGGAGCAGGTGCGCGCCAACCTGGTGGTGCTGGGCAACGCCGCCCACAGCCTGCACCCCATCGCCGGGCAGGGCTACAACCTGTCCCTGCGTGACACCGTGGCCCTGGCCGAAACGCTGCTGGCCAGCGAAGCGCCCCTGGGCGACTTCGCCACCCTGCAGCGCTACCTCGACAGCCAGCGCCTGGACCAGGACCTCACCGTCGGCTTCTCCGACCAGGTGACCCGCCTGTTTTCCAACAAGGAGCCGTTGCTGGCCAGCGGGCGCAACCTGGGGCTGCTCGGGCTCGACCTGCTGCCGCCCGCCAAGCGCTGGTTCGCTCGCCAGGCCATGGGCCTGGGCACCCGCCCCATCTGA
- a CDS encoding DUF4442 domain-containing protein, with product MHDRSMARKARFLRWALNIYPPYLGAGVRVRQISADFRLVRVKLALGWYNRNYVGTQFGGSLYSMTDPFFMLMLMNLLGRDYIVWDKAASIDFVSPGKGPVYAEFRVDDGLLERIRQHTADGDKYLPELHVDVHDGEGTLVARVHKTLYVRLKPRARQAA from the coding sequence ATGCACGACCGTTCAATGGCGCGCAAGGCGCGCTTCCTGCGCTGGGCGCTGAACATCTACCCGCCCTACCTCGGGGCGGGTGTTCGCGTGCGGCAGATCAGCGCAGACTTCCGTCTGGTACGAGTCAAACTGGCGCTGGGCTGGTACAACCGCAACTACGTCGGCACCCAGTTCGGCGGCTCGCTCTACAGCATGACCGACCCCTTCTTCATGTTGATGCTGATGAACCTGCTCGGGCGCGATTACATCGTCTGGGACAAGGCCGCCAGCATCGACTTCGTCTCCCCCGGCAAAGGCCCGGTCTACGCCGAGTTCCGGGTCGACGACGGGTTGCTGGAGCGCATCCGCCAGCACACCGCTGACGGTGACAAATACCTGCCCGAGCTGCACGTCGACGTGCACGACGGCGAAGGCACCCTGGTCGCCAGGGTGCACAAGACACTCTATGTGCGGCTCAAGCCGCGCGCGCGGCAAGCCGCCTAA
- a CDS encoding 2-octaprenyl-3-methyl-6-methoxy-1,4-benzoquinol hydroxylase, with product MQADLIIVGAGMVGSALGLALKDSGLEIILIDGSPLSIKPFDAEAAFEPRVSALSVASQRILQRLGAWDGVAARRASPYGEMQVWDGSGTGNIHFSAASVHAEVLGHIVENRVIQEALLEPLHDSGVGLLPNARLENLRRSGDDWLLTLVDGRELRAPLVIAADGANSAVRRLAGCATREWDYLHHAIVTSVRCEQPHRRTAWQRFTDDGPLAFLPLDRQGDEHWCSIVWSTTPEQATRLMALDDEAFRVELGKAFEHRLGNIEAADPRLCIPLRQRHAKRYVEPGLALVGDAAHTIHPLAGQGVNLGFLDAAVLAEVLLHAHGRGERLADERVLSRFERRRMPHNLGMMAAMEGFQRLFQADPLPLRWLRNAGLGLVDGLPEAKALFVRQALGLSGDLPELARV from the coding sequence ATGCAAGCGGATCTGATCATCGTCGGTGCCGGCATGGTGGGCAGTGCCCTCGGCCTGGCGCTCAAGGACAGCGGCCTGGAGATCATCCTGATCGACGGCAGCCCCCTGAGCATCAAGCCCTTCGACGCCGAGGCCGCCTTCGAGCCCCGGGTCAGCGCCCTGTCCGTTGCCAGCCAGCGCATCCTCCAGCGCCTCGGCGCCTGGGACGGCGTCGCCGCGCGCCGCGCCAGCCCCTATGGCGAGATGCAGGTCTGGGACGGTTCCGGCACCGGCAACATCCACTTCTCCGCCGCCAGCGTGCATGCCGAGGTGCTCGGCCACATCGTCGAGAACCGGGTGATCCAGGAGGCCCTGCTGGAGCCCCTGCACGACAGCGGCGTCGGCCTGCTGCCCAATGCCCGCCTGGAAAACCTGCGCCGCTCCGGCGATGACTGGCTGCTGACCCTGGTGGACGGCCGCGAACTGCGCGCCCCGCTGGTGATCGCCGCCGACGGCGCCAACTCCGCCGTGCGCCGCCTGGCCGGCTGCGCCACCCGCGAGTGGGATTACCTGCACCACGCCATCGTCACCAGCGTGCGTTGCGAGCAACCGCACCGCCGCACCGCCTGGCAACGCTTCACCGACGACGGCCCGCTGGCCTTCCTGCCCCTGGACCGCCAGGGCGACGAGCACTGGTGCTCCATCGTCTGGTCCACCACGCCCGAGCAGGCCACGCGCCTCATGGCGCTGGACGACGAGGCCTTCCGCGTCGAACTGGGCAAGGCCTTCGAGCATCGCCTGGGGAACATCGAGGCCGCCGACCCGCGCCTGTGCATCCCGCTGCGCCAGCGCCACGCCAAGCGCTACGTGGAACCGGGCCTGGCACTGGTCGGCGACGCCGCCCACACCATCCACCCGCTGGCCGGGCAGGGCGTCAACCTCGGCTTCCTCGACGCTGCGGTGCTGGCCGAGGTGCTACTGCACGCCCATGGCCGTGGCGAGCGCCTGGCCGATGAACGTGTGCTCAGCCGCTTCGAGCGCCGACGCATGCCGCACAACCTGGGGATGATGGCGGCGATGGAAGGCTTCCAGCGCCTGTTCCAGGCCGACCCGCTGCCCCTGCGCTGGCTGCGCAACGCCGGGCTGGGCCTGGTGGACGGCCTGCCCGAGGCCAAGGCGCTGTTCGTGCGCCAGGCCCTGGGCCTGTCCGGCGACCTGCCGGAACTCGCCCGCGTCTGA
- a CDS encoding extracellular solute-binding protein, which produces MKARNSLLTLLAVGLGATSVQAADEVVVYSSRIDELIKPVFDAYTAKTGVPITFITDKEAPLMQRIKAEGENGVADLLLTVDGGNLWQAEQMGILQPFSSPAIKANIPAQYRSGSDSWTGLSLRARTIVYSTDRVKPEELSTYEALADANWEGRLCLRSSKKVYNQSLIATLIEARGAAEAEKVLKGWVNNLATDPFADDNAVIQAVDAGQCDVGIVNTYYYGRLHQQNPQLRAKLFWPNQADRGVHVNLSGIGLTRHAPHPEAAKALVEWMTTPEAQSLFAGVNQEFPANPAVKPSAEVAAWGAFKADDVPVEVTGKRQAEAIRMMDRVGWH; this is translated from the coding sequence ATGAAGGCGCGCAACTCCCTGCTCACGCTCCTGGCCGTCGGCCTGGGTGCCACCTCCGTCCAGGCGGCCGATGAAGTGGTGGTCTATTCGTCACGCATCGACGAGCTGATCAAGCCGGTGTTCGACGCCTACACCGCGAAGACCGGCGTCCCCATCACGTTCATCACCGACAAGGAAGCCCCGCTGATGCAACGCATCAAGGCCGAGGGCGAGAACGGCGTGGCCGACCTGTTGCTCACCGTGGACGGCGGCAACCTCTGGCAGGCCGAACAGATGGGCATCCTGCAGCCCTTCAGCTCCCCCGCCATCAAGGCCAACATCCCCGCGCAATACCGCTCCGGCAGCGACAGCTGGACCGGCCTCTCGCTGCGCGCGCGCACCATCGTCTACTCCACCGACCGGGTGAAACCGGAAGAGCTCTCCACCTACGAGGCCCTGGCCGACGCCAACTGGGAAGGCCGCCTGTGCCTGCGCTCCTCGAAGAAGGTCTACAACCAGTCGCTGATCGCCACCCTGATCGAGGCCCGCGGCGCCGCCGAGGCGGAGAAGGTGCTCAAGGGCTGGGTCAACAACCTGGCCACCGACCCCTTCGCCGACGACAACGCGGTGATCCAGGCGGTGGACGCCGGCCAGTGCGACGTCGGCATCGTCAACACCTACTACTACGGGCGCCTGCACCAGCAGAACCCGCAGCTGCGCGCCAAGCTGTTCTGGCCCAACCAGGCCGACCGTGGCGTGCACGTCAACCTCTCCGGCATCGGCCTGACCCGCCATGCGCCCCATCCCGAAGCGGCCAAGGCGCTGGTGGAGTGGATGACCACCCCCGAGGCGCAGAGCCTGTTCGCCGGGGTCAACCAGGAATTCCCCGCCAACCCGGCGGTGAAGCCTTCGGCCGAAGTGGCCGCCTGGGGGGCCTTCAAGGCTGATGACGTACCGGTGGAAGTCACCGGCAAGCGCCAGGCCGAAGCCATCCGCATGATGGACCGGGTCGGCTGGCACTGA
- a CDS encoding ABC transporter permease: MKRPAQCRWYPVTVAIAALVLLPLCVLVLSWHEVDREIWAHLWDTQLPRLLGNSLVLVFGVGLGVTLLGVSLAWLTSLCEFPGRRWLDWALMLPFAIPAYVLAFVFIGLFDFAGPVQSQLREWFGSGVRLPRVRSTGGVITVLVLVFYPYVYLLARSAFLAQGRGLMEAARTLGLSPWQAFWRVALPMARPAIGAGLALAIMETLADFGAVSVFNFDTFTTAIYKTWYGLFSLGTAAQLASLLLLGVCLVLYGERRARGVTRPASERPRGAALYHLRGVRAWAASAWCGLVFACAFVIPLLQLLAWCWKRGRFDLDERYLGLVLHSLYLGAMAALITVSVALLLVFARRLEPTRPIRAAVGLANLGYALPGSVLAVAIMLAFSWLDRELVVPLSGWLGGAGKPLLLGSLTALLLAYLVRFMAVAHGPLEGALARIRPSLPEASRSLGVGGPRLFLRVYLPLLVPGALSAALLVFVDVLKEMPATLLMRPFGWDTLAVRIFEMTSEGEWARASLPALSLVLVGLLPVIGLIRRSARGFGR, from the coding sequence TTGAAGCGTCCCGCCCAGTGCCGCTGGTACCCCGTCACCGTCGCCATCGCCGCCCTGGTGCTGCTGCCGCTCTGCGTACTGGTGCTGTCCTGGCACGAGGTGGACCGGGAGATCTGGGCGCACCTGTGGGACACCCAGCTGCCGCGCCTCCTGGGCAACAGCCTGGTGCTGGTGTTCGGTGTCGGCCTTGGGGTGACGCTGCTGGGCGTCAGCCTGGCCTGGCTCACCAGCCTCTGCGAGTTTCCCGGGCGGCGCTGGCTGGACTGGGCGCTGATGCTGCCCTTCGCCATCCCCGCCTACGTGCTGGCCTTCGTCTTCATCGGCCTGTTCGATTTCGCCGGGCCGGTGCAGAGCCAGCTGCGCGAGTGGTTCGGCAGCGGCGTGCGCCTGCCCCGGGTGCGCTCCACCGGCGGCGTGATCACCGTGCTGGTGCTGGTGTTCTATCCCTACGTCTACCTGCTGGCGCGCAGCGCCTTCCTGGCCCAGGGGCGCGGGTTGATGGAAGCTGCACGCACCCTCGGGCTCAGCCCCTGGCAGGCGTTCTGGCGCGTGGCCCTGCCCATGGCGCGGCCAGCCATCGGCGCCGGGCTGGCCCTGGCAATCATGGAGACCCTGGCCGATTTCGGTGCCGTCTCGGTGTTCAACTTCGACACCTTCACCACCGCCATCTACAAGACCTGGTACGGCCTCTTCAGCCTTGGCACCGCAGCCCAGCTGGCCAGCCTGCTGCTGCTCGGCGTGTGCCTGGTGCTCTACGGCGAACGCCGCGCTCGGGGCGTGACCCGGCCGGCCAGCGAACGGCCCCGTGGCGCCGCCCTGTATCACCTGCGCGGCGTCCGCGCCTGGGCGGCTAGCGCCTGGTGCGGCCTGGTGTTCGCCTGCGCCTTCGTCATCCCCCTGCTGCAGTTGCTTGCCTGGTGCTGGAAGCGCGGCCGTTTCGACCTCGACGAGCGCTACCTGGGGCTGGTCCTGCACAGCCTCTACCTGGGCGCCATGGCCGCGCTGATCACGGTCTCGGTGGCGTTGCTGCTGGTATTCGCCCGGCGCCTGGAGCCGACCCGGCCGATCCGCGCCGCCGTGGGCCTGGCCAACCTGGGCTACGCGCTGCCCGGCTCGGTGCTGGCGGTGGCCATCATGCTCGCCTTCAGCTGGCTCGACCGCGAGCTGGTGGTGCCGCTTTCCGGCTGGCTCGGTGGCGCCGGCAAGCCGCTGCTGCTGGGCAGCCTGACGGCGCTGCTGCTGGCCTACCTGGTGCGCTTCATGGCGGTGGCCCACGGGCCGCTGGAAGGCGCCCTGGCGCGCATCCGCCCGTCGCTGCCGGAGGCCTCGCGCAGCCTCGGCGTGGGTGGGCCGCGCCTGTTCCTGCGGGTCTACCTGCCGCTGCTGGTGCCCGGCGCCCTGAGTGCGGCGCTGCTGGTGTTCGTCGACGTGCTCAAGGAAATGCCCGCCACCCTGCTGATGCGTCCCTTCGGCTGGGACACGTTGGCGGTGCGCATCTTCGAGATGACCAGCGAAGGCGAATGGGCCCGCGCCTCGCTGCCGGCCCTGAGCCTGGTGCTGGTCGGGCTGCTGCCGGTCATCGGCCTGATCCGCCGTTCCGCCCGGGGCTTCGGGCGCTGA